CTTCCCAAGAGGTCCGTTCCGCGCTATGCTCTGCCGAACGCATCCGCAAAGGAGGACCACCGCCTTGCAGCCTCTTCCTTCGGTCGACTACCACGAGCTCGGCCTGAGAGCCGGCCTCGAGGTGCACCAGCAGCTTCTCACCGACAACAAGATGTTCTGCAACTGCCCCGCCGGCCGCTACACGAGGACGCACGACGGCGAGGTGCTGCGCCACATGCGGCCGACCCTGTCGGAGCTCGGGGAGTACGACGGCACGGCGCTCATGGAGTTCCGCACGAAGAAGAACATCATCTACCTCCTGCACAAGGAGAACGTCTGCACCTACGAGATGGACGACACGCCGCCCTTCCTCGTCAACCAGCAGGCGATCGACGTCGCCATCGAACAGTGCCTCATGCTCGGGTGCGACATCGTCGACGAGGTGCACATCGCGCGCAAGCAGTACCTCGACGGGTCGATCCCGACGGGGTTCCAGCGGACCGCGATCGTCGGAGTCAACGGCCGCCTGCCGTTCCGCGGCCGCGAGATCTCGATCACGCAGGTGAGCGTCGAGGAGGACTCCTGCCGCGAGGTGTCCGACCGCGGGCACCTGATCGTGTGGCGCACCGACCGCCTCGGCATGCCGCTCATCGAGACGGTGACGGGACCCGACCTGCGGACGCCCGACGAGGTCGAGGAGGCGATCCTGCTCGTCGGCCGCGTCTGCCGGAGCACCGGGCACGTCCGCGTCGGGATCGGCGCGAGCCGGCAGGACGTGAACGTCTCCGTCCGCGGCGGACGGCGCGTGGAGATCAAGGGGGTTCCCAAGGCACGCTGGGCGAGGGGGCTCGTACACGGCGAGGCGATCCGCCAGATGAACCTGCTCAGGCTGCGCGACGAACTGCATCGCCGCGGGCTGCGCGGGCCGTCCGACCTCAGGATCGACAGCGTTAACGTCACCGACGCCTTCGCATCCTCCGCGCTCGAGCCGCTGAGGGCGGCATCGTGGGAGCGCTGGGTCGCGAACACGGGTCGGCGCGCGGGGTTCGAGCTTCTGCCCGGTCCGTTCTGCGTGCGTGCCGTCCGGCTGAGGGGGCTCGCGGGAGCGCTCAGCTGGCCGACCCAGCCAGACCTGACCTTCGCCAGCGAGCTGGCCGGGCGCGTGCGCGTCATCGCCGGGCTCGACCAGCCTCCGATCCTCTACTACGACGAGAAGTGGCCCGACTACGAGGGGTCGGTGGACGACCTGCGCCGCCTGCGCGCGCGGCTGCGCTGCGAGCCCGGCGACGCCGTCGTGGTCGTGTGGGGCGTCGAGGCCGACACGGTCACCGCCGAGGAGGAGATCCGGACGCGCTTCGCCGACGCGCTCGACGGCGTGCCGCACGAGACGCGCCAGCCGTTCGCCGACGGGCGGACGGACTTCGAGCGCATCCTCCCCGGACCGGACCGCATGTACCCCGACACCGACAGCCCCCCGTCGCTGGTCACGCGCGAGCGCGTGGAACGGCTCCGCCGGCATCTCGCCCCGCGGCCGTGGGAGCGCGAGGCGCGCTACGCCGCCGCGGGCGTGCCGGTCCCGACGATCCACTACCTGATCCGCCGCAACGGCGCGGCCCTCGTGGACCGCATGACCGGCGACAACGCCGCCGACCTTCGGGCCGCCTGCTTCCTCTTCGGCGAGCGCCTGAGGGGGCTTGGGCGCGCGGGCGTCGCGGTGGACGCCGTCCCCGAGGAGCGCTGGCGCGAGCTGTTCGAGGCGATGCGCAGACGACCCGTGCTGCGTGAGGCGTGGGAGGCGATCGTGCGGCGGATGGCCGACGCGCCGTCCACACCCGTGAGCGACATCGTGCGCGCCGAGCGCCTCGGCGAGCC
This DNA window, taken from Candidatus Effluviviaceae Genus I sp., encodes the following:
- the gatE gene encoding Glu-tRNA(Gln) amidotransferase subunit GatE, with the protein product MQPLPSVDYHELGLRAGLEVHQQLLTDNKMFCNCPAGRYTRTHDGEVLRHMRPTLSELGEYDGTALMEFRTKKNIIYLLHKENVCTYEMDDTPPFLVNQQAIDVAIEQCLMLGCDIVDEVHIARKQYLDGSIPTGFQRTAIVGVNGRLPFRGREISITQVSVEEDSCREVSDRGHLIVWRTDRLGMPLIETVTGPDLRTPDEVEEAILLVGRVCRSTGHVRVGIGASRQDVNVSVRGGRRVEIKGVPKARWARGLVHGEAIRQMNLLRLRDELHRRGLRGPSDLRIDSVNVTDAFASSALEPLRAASWERWVANTGRRAGFELLPGPFCVRAVRLRGLAGALSWPTQPDLTFASELAGRVRVIAGLDQPPILYYDEKWPDYEGSVDDLRRLRARLRCEPGDAVVVVWGVEADTVTAEEEIRTRFADALDGVPHETRQPFADGRTDFERILPGPDRMYPDTDSPPSLVTRERVERLRRHLAPRPWEREARYAAAGVPVPTIHYLIRRNGAALVDRMTGDNAADLRAACFLFGERLRGLGRAGVAVDAVPEERWRELFEAMRRRPVLREAWEAIVRRMADAPSTPVSDIVRAERLGEPPARWEDLVRRRAEEAVQDLRGPGVARGTARRARRDVRRGADRVRRLAMGMCMADLRGKVPARDVAAALEGSLVARSPHGRG